A DNA window from Deinococcus sonorensis KR-87 contains the following coding sequences:
- a CDS encoding SRPBCC family protein, with translation MAEDRRETAPNMGVTERAVLGVLGAGLMLLGARGGRARKVSLAGTGGAMTVMALTGRNPLARALKIRPDGQGEIRVREAVTIGKPADEVYRMWRNLEGLPTFMEHLERVEVQDEQRSHWVAKGPVGPVSWDAEITADEPGQRLAWRSLPGSTIENQGEVQFRPAPGNRGTEVLAHFQYRAPGGTMGAILARMLSEEPSQQARDDLMRLKWLMELGFIPTAKGQSSGRAQHAGEARV, from the coding sequence ATGGCTGAGGACCGCCGGGAAACGGCCCCCAACATGGGCGTCACCGAGCGCGCCGTCCTGGGCGTGCTGGGCGCCGGGCTGATGCTGCTGGGCGCGCGCGGCGGCCGCGCCCGCAAGGTCAGCCTGGCCGGCACCGGCGGGGCCATGACCGTGATGGCCCTGACCGGCCGCAACCCGCTGGCCCGCGCCCTCAAGATCCGGCCGGACGGGCAGGGCGAGATCCGGGTGCGTGAAGCGGTCACCATCGGCAAGCCGGCCGACGAGGTGTACCGGATGTGGCGCAACCTGGAGGGTCTGCCCACTTTCATGGAGCACCTGGAGCGGGTAGAGGTGCAGGACGAGCAGCGCTCGCACTGGGTCGCCAAGGGGCCGGTGGGTCCGGTCAGCTGGGACGCCGAGATCACGGCCGACGAGCCAGGGCAGCGGCTGGCGTGGCGCTCGCTGCCGGGCAGCACCATCGAGAACCAGGGCGAAGTGCAGTTCCGGCCCGCGCCGGGCAACCGCGGCACCGAGGTGCTGGCGCACTTCCAGTACCGCGCGCCGGGCGGCACCATGGGCGCGATCCTGGCCCGGATGCTGAGCGAGGAACCGTCCCAGCAGGCCAGAGACGACCTGATGCGCCTGAAGTGGCTGATGGAGCTGGGCTTCATTCCCACCGCCAAGGGGCAGAGCAGCGGCCGGGCGCAGCACGCCGGCGAGGCGCGGGTATGA
- a CDS encoding S8 family peptidase, which produces MTQAEAVLQDNPQYIVVFHTPDRQNLDVLAQVLEVPQDPTPNVRSRASRQVLHSRNGVHARIYTRLAVAVANLTPPQRERLAAHPAVRSVARNQRRSLPPQLIEVRGQPETGPPEPEPLNRALEQLGLDPLHQPWTGRHVKVAVLDTGVDLQHPDLSVLPGNAVSFVPDEPDPQDQNGHGTHCAGVIAGRAYPQGGFRYGVAPDAELLIGKVLNRYGQGYDDQILDAIDWAVDQGAHIISLSLGSARAPGQPASAPYEQVAATLLQQGVLLVAAAGNESQRPRLVAPVGNPAACPSILAVAAIDGADQVAAFSSGDVDGIGRVDLAAPGVGIYSAWPGGGHRRLSGTSMATPHVAGVLAMFRERSPAASGPELWTQLCAAARPLPLPAGDVGAGAVQVPTGPP; this is translated from the coding sequence ATGACCCAGGCGGAGGCCGTCTTGCAGGACAACCCGCAGTACATCGTGGTGTTCCATACCCCTGACCGCCAGAATCTGGACGTGCTCGCACAGGTGCTGGAGGTGCCGCAGGACCCCACGCCGAACGTCAGGAGCCGGGCATCCCGTCAGGTGCTGCACAGCCGCAACGGGGTGCACGCCCGCATCTATACCCGGCTGGCGGTGGCGGTGGCCAACCTGACGCCGCCGCAGCGTGAACGGCTGGCGGCCCATCCGGCGGTACGGTCGGTGGCGCGCAACCAGCGCCGCAGTCTGCCGCCCCAGCTGATCGAGGTGCGCGGACAACCGGAGACCGGCCCACCCGAGCCGGAGCCGCTCAACCGGGCGCTGGAACAGCTGGGGCTGGACCCGCTGCACCAGCCCTGGACCGGCCGTCACGTCAAGGTGGCGGTGCTGGATACCGGCGTGGACCTGCAGCACCCGGACCTGAGCGTGCTGCCCGGCAACGCCGTGAGCTTCGTGCCGGACGAGCCGGACCCGCAGGACCAGAACGGCCACGGCACCCACTGCGCGGGCGTGATTGCGGGCCGGGCGTACCCGCAGGGGGGCTTCCGCTACGGGGTGGCGCCGGACGCCGAACTGCTGATCGGCAAGGTGCTCAACCGGTACGGCCAGGGCTATGACGACCAGATCCTGGACGCCATCGACTGGGCCGTGGATCAGGGCGCGCACATCATCTCGCTGAGCCTCGGCAGCGCCCGGGCGCCGGGTCAGCCGGCCAGCGCCCCGTATGAACAGGTGGCCGCCACCCTGCTGCAGCAGGGCGTGCTGCTGGTGGCGGCCGCCGGCAACGAGAGTCAGCGGCCCCGGCTGGTGGCCCCGGTCGGCAATCCGGCGGCCTGCCCCTCCATTCTGGCGGTGGCGGCGATTGACGGCGCCGATCAGGTGGCCGCCTTCAGCAGCGGTGATGTGGACGGCATCGGCCGGGTGGACCTCGCCGCGCCGGGCGTGGGCATCTACTCGGCGTGGCCGGGCGGCGGCCACCGCCGGCTGTCGGGCACCAGCATGGCCACTCCGCACGTGGCCGGGGTGCTGGCGATGTTCCGGGAACGGTCGCCCGCCGCCAGCGGCCCCGAGCTGTGGACACAGCTGTGTGCCGCCGCCCGTCCGCTGCCACTGCCCGCGGGCGACGTGGGCGCGGGGGCCGTGCAGGTGCCGACCGGGCCACCGTAA
- a CDS encoding zinc-dependent alcohol dehydrogenase: MKALIWQGTGKVGIETVPDPTLLLPTDAIVRVSSTAICGSDLHLLDGVIPSMEKGDILGHEFMGEVVEVGSAVRKLKVGDRVIVPFNIACGVCDPCKRGLYSACDNSNPNHRMAEALYGAVSGAGLFGYSHMYGGYAGGQAQFVRVPFADVGPYKVDSGMRDEQVLFLTDIFPTGYQAAVNCGIQRDRDVVAVFGAGPVGQFAARSALMLGAAKVIVVDRIPARLKMAEDGGAETINYEQTDVLVALHEMTGGRGPDHVIDAVGLEAHGHGPGALMDTAKQRLRLTFDRITALRWAIMSCAKGGTVSMPGVYGGLVDKMPMGAAFAKGLIFRMGQTHTHRFLDPLMRHIQGGDIDPSFVITHRAGLDDAPQLYQTFRDKQDHCIKVVLDPWKEPQAAD; the protein is encoded by the coding sequence ATGAAGGCCCTGATCTGGCAGGGCACCGGCAAGGTGGGCATCGAGACGGTGCCGGACCCCACGCTGCTGCTCCCCACCGACGCCATCGTGCGGGTGAGCAGCACCGCCATCTGCGGCTCGGACCTGCACCTGCTGGACGGGGTGATTCCCTCGATGGAGAAGGGCGACATCCTGGGCCACGAGTTCATGGGCGAGGTGGTGGAGGTCGGCTCGGCCGTGCGCAAGCTGAAGGTGGGCGACCGGGTGATCGTGCCGTTCAACATCGCCTGCGGCGTGTGCGATCCGTGCAAACGCGGGCTGTACTCGGCCTGCGACAACAGCAACCCCAACCACCGTATGGCCGAGGCGCTGTACGGGGCGGTCAGCGGGGCCGGGCTGTTCGGGTACTCGCATATGTACGGCGGATACGCAGGCGGTCAGGCGCAGTTCGTGCGGGTGCCGTTCGCGGACGTGGGGCCGTACAAGGTCGATTCGGGCATGCGGGACGAGCAGGTGCTGTTCCTGACCGACATCTTCCCGACCGGCTATCAGGCGGCCGTGAACTGCGGCATCCAGCGCGACCGGGACGTGGTGGCGGTGTTCGGGGCCGGGCCGGTGGGCCAGTTCGCGGCCCGCAGCGCCCTGATGCTGGGGGCGGCCAAGGTGATCGTGGTGGACCGCATTCCGGCGCGGCTCAAGATGGCCGAGGACGGCGGCGCCGAGACCATCAACTACGAGCAGACCGATGTGCTGGTGGCGCTGCACGAGATGACCGGCGGGCGCGGCCCGGACCACGTGATCGACGCGGTGGGGCTGGAGGCGCACGGGCACGGGCCGGGCGCGCTGATGGACACTGCCAAGCAGCGGCTGCGGCTGACCTTTGACCGCATCACGGCGCTCCGGTGGGCGATCATGAGCTGCGCCAAGGGCGGGACCGTCAGCATGCCGGGCGTGTACGGCGGTCTGGTGGACAAGATGCCGATGGGCGCGGCTTTTGCCAAGGGCCTGATCTTCCGGATGGGTCAGACGCACACCCACCGCTTCCTGGACCCGCTGATGCGGCACATCCAGGGCGGCGACATCGACCCGAGCTTCGTGATCACCCACCGGGCCGGCCTGGACGACGCGCCGCAGCTGTACCAGACCTTCCGGGACAAGCAGGACCACTGCATCAAGGTGGTGCTGGACCCCTGGAAGGAGCCGCAGGCGGCCGACTGA
- a CDS encoding diacylglycerol/lipid kinase family protein, giving the protein MTDPLRLIINTQSRRGRAQLSTAVHALKVNGVEVDLLAATSPAESDAALRAAVERGAASVIVGGGDGTLSHAAQVLAHTGTALGVLPLGTGNTFARSVGVPLDLAGAARVIAAGHRTRIDVGRVNGRAFLNSAAMGVSAHIAQALTPELKRRMGLLAWPLVGFQVLRSHQALQLELQLPQEQRRVRTHQLLVANGRYVAGPLVAAPDASVQDHRLDVLALGGNRLRSLLRAGLGWATLGSDRSQSTLRLETQRLCVINQNGPTAVSVDGEIIEAARLDLSVEPRALWVLVPPGFDPQTV; this is encoded by the coding sequence TTGACCGACCCCCTGCGCCTGATCATCAACACGCAGTCCCGCCGGGGCCGCGCCCAGCTGAGCACTGCCGTCCATGCCCTGAAAGTCAATGGGGTGGAGGTGGACCTGCTGGCCGCCACCAGCCCGGCCGAGTCGGACGCCGCCCTGCGTGCGGCGGTGGAGCGTGGGGCCGCCAGCGTGATCGTGGGTGGGGGCGACGGCACCCTGTCGCACGCCGCACAGGTGCTGGCCCACACCGGCACGGCGCTGGGGGTGCTGCCGCTCGGCACCGGCAACACCTTCGCGCGCAGTGTGGGCGTGCCGCTGGACCTCGCGGGCGCGGCGCGGGTGATTGCGGCCGGCCACCGCACCCGCATCGACGTGGGGCGGGTGAACGGCCGGGCGTTTCTGAACAGCGCGGCCATGGGCGTCTCGGCCCACATCGCCCAGGCGCTGACGCCCGAGCTGAAGCGGCGGATGGGGCTGCTGGCGTGGCCGCTGGTGGGCTTCCAGGTGCTGCGCAGCCATCAGGCGCTGCAGCTGGAGCTGCAGCTGCCCCAGGAGCAGCGCCGCGTCCGCACCCATCAGCTGCTGGTGGCGAACGGGCGGTACGTGGCCGGGCCGCTGGTGGCCGCGCCGGACGCCTCGGTGCAGGACCACCGGCTGGACGTGCTGGCGCTGGGCGGCAACCGCCTGCGCAGCCTGCTGCGGGCCGGGCTGGGCTGGGCCACCCTGGGCAGCGACCGCAGCCAGAGCACCCTGCGGCTGGAAACCCAGCGGCTGTGCGTCATCAACCAGAACGGGCCCACCGCCGTCAGCGTGGACGGTGAGATCATCGAAGCGGCGCGGCTGGACCTGTCGGTCGAGCCGCGCGCGCTGTGGGTGCTGGTACCGCCCGGCTTCGACCCCCAGACGGTCTAG
- a CDS encoding SDR family NAD(P)-dependent oxidoreductase, whose product MRLTRIFSTPLLFAAGAWLLRPLFAPAPLDLQGQVVLITGGSRGLGLLLAREFAAAGARLALLARDHTELAEARTLLAPTPVLLLPADVTDPQQAEEAVRATIQHYGQLDVLVNNAGIIQVGPAENLPLSAYHEAMDINYFGPLHMMRAARRELSRRRGRILNISSIGGQIPVPHLSSYVASKFAFGGLSESLHTEYARQGIHITTAYPGLMRTGSPRQAQVGGNHRLEYGWFSVLDNAPLISQDAQQAAQEMVAALRRGQPRVVAGLAARVATRAYTLAPVLITPLLTLTARLLPRSARTQALKSGDQSESAITRRLGAKQKAEAALNQRR is encoded by the coding sequence ATGCGCCTGACCCGGATCTTCTCCACCCCGCTGCTGTTCGCCGCCGGAGCCTGGCTGCTCCGCCCCCTTTTTGCGCCTGCGCCGCTGGACCTGCAGGGGCAGGTGGTGCTGATCACCGGCGGCTCGCGTGGGCTGGGGCTGCTGCTGGCCCGTGAGTTTGCGGCGGCCGGGGCGCGGCTGGCCCTGCTGGCCCGCGACCACACCGAACTGGCCGAGGCCCGCACCCTGCTGGCCCCCACCCCGGTGCTGCTGCTGCCCGCCGACGTGACCGACCCGCAGCAGGCGGAGGAGGCGGTGCGGGCCACCATCCAGCACTACGGGCAGCTGGACGTGCTGGTGAACAACGCCGGCATCATTCAGGTGGGCCCGGCGGAGAACCTGCCGCTCAGCGCCTACCACGAGGCCATGGACATCAACTACTTCGGGCCGCTGCACATGATGCGGGCGGCGCGCCGCGAGCTGAGCCGGCGTCGGGGGCGCATCCTGAACATCAGCAGCATCGGCGGACAGATTCCGGTGCCGCACCTGAGCAGCTACGTTGCCAGCAAGTTCGCCTTCGGCGGGCTCTCCGAATCGCTGCACACCGAGTACGCCCGGCAGGGTATCCACATCACCACCGCCTATCCGGGCCTGATGCGCACCGGCAGCCCCCGGCAGGCGCAGGTGGGCGGAAACCATCGCCTGGAATACGGCTGGTTCTCGGTGCTGGACAACGCGCCACTGATCTCCCAGGACGCCCAGCAGGCGGCTCAGGAGATGGTCGCGGCCCTGCGGCGCGGTCAGCCGCGGGTGGTGGCGGGCCTGGCCGCGCGGGTGGCCACCCGCGCCTACACCCTGGCGCCGGTGCTGATCACGCCGCTGCTGACGCTGACGGCCCGCCTGCTGCCCCGGTCGGCCCGCACCCAGGCGCTGAAGTCCGGCGACCAGAGCGAGTCGGCCATCACCCGGCGGCTGGGCGCCAAGCAGAAGGCCGAGGCCGCCCTCAACCAGCGCCGGTGA
- a CDS encoding SDR family oxidoreductase, protein MTDKEQTMPAQHQDQQPGRESDMNPKPEYIKPNYRAAGKLEGKVALITGGDSGIGRAVAVHYAREGADVAIIYLEEGDDAQETKRLVEAEGRRCVTFAGDVGDEQFCQQTVEAVVQQLGHLDVLVNNAAEQHPQEEITDISEQQLERTFRSNIYGQFFLVKAALPHLKSGATIINTTSVTNYKGSPSLLDYASTKGAIVAFTRSLSGNLVEQGIRVNAVAPGPIWTPLIPSTFPPDKVASFGADVPMKRPGQPSEVAPCYVFLASDDSSYISGQVLHPNGGEVVNG, encoded by the coding sequence ATGACTGACAAAGAGCAGACCATGCCCGCGCAGCACCAGGACCAGCAGCCGGGCCGCGAGTCCGACATGAACCCGAAGCCCGAGTACATCAAGCCGAACTACCGGGCGGCGGGCAAGCTGGAAGGCAAGGTCGCGCTGATCACCGGCGGGGACAGCGGCATCGGCCGGGCGGTGGCGGTGCATTACGCGCGGGAAGGCGCGGACGTGGCGATCATCTACCTGGAGGAGGGCGACGACGCCCAGGAGACCAAACGGCTGGTGGAGGCCGAGGGCCGCCGCTGCGTGACCTTCGCAGGCGACGTGGGCGACGAGCAGTTCTGCCAGCAGACCGTCGAGGCCGTGGTGCAGCAGCTCGGGCACCTGGACGTGCTGGTCAACAACGCCGCCGAGCAGCACCCGCAGGAGGAGATCACCGACATCAGCGAGCAGCAGCTGGAACGCACCTTCCGCAGCAACATCTACGGGCAGTTCTTCCTGGTCAAGGCCGCCCTGCCGCACCTGAAGTCGGGTGCCACCATCATCAACACCACCTCGGTCACCAACTACAAGGGCAGCCCCAGCCTGCTGGACTACGCGTCCACCAAGGGCGCCATCGTGGCGTTCACCCGCTCGCTGTCCGGCAATCTGGTGGAGCAGGGCATCCGGGTGAACGCGGTGGCCCCCGGCCCGATCTGGACCCCGCTGATTCCCAGCACCTTCCCGCCCGACAAGGTGGCGAGCTTCGGGGCCGACGTGCCGATGAAGCGCCCCGGTCAGCCGAGCGAGGTGGCCCCCTGCTACGTGTTCCTGGCCTCCGACGACTCGAGCTACATCAGCGGTCAGGTGCTGCACCCGAACGGAGGAGAGGTCGTCAATGGCTGA